One window of Gavia stellata isolate bGavSte3 chromosome Z, bGavSte3.hap2, whole genome shotgun sequence genomic DNA carries:
- the CAPSL gene encoding calcyphosin-like protein, translating into MPGTARHDREMAIQAKRNLSKTTDPVERLRLQCLARGSAGIKGLGRVFRIMDDDNSRTLDFKEFVKGLNDYAVMIDKEEAQEIFRIFDKDGSGTIDFDEFLVTLRPPMSNARKEIIMQAFRKLDKSGDGVITIEDLRGVYNAKHHPKYQNGDWTEDQVFRAFLDNFDSPYDKDGKVTTEEFMNYYAGVSASIDTDVYFIIMMKNAWKL; encoded by the exons ATGCCGGGCACAGCAAGGCATGACCGAGAGATGGCAATCCAGGCCAAAAGAAACCTTTCCAAAACCACTGACCCCGTAGAAAGACTTCGCCTGCAGTGTTTAGCAAGGGGATCTGCAGGCATTAAAGGACTTGGCAG AGTATTTCGGATCATGGATGATGACAACAGCAGGACCCTTGATTTCAAAGAGTTTGTGAAAGGATTAAATGATTATGCTGTGATGATAGACAAGGAAGAAGCACAAGAGATTTTCCGGATATTTGATAAAGATGGCAGTGGAACAATTGATTTTGATGAATTTCTTGTTACGCTGAGA CCTCCCATGTCGAATGCAAGAAAAGAGATCATCATGCAGGCATTTAGGAAGTTAGATAAGAGTGGAGATGGTGTCATAACAATTGAAGACTTACGGGGGGTGTATAACGCAAAGCATCATCCCAAATACCAAAATGGAGACTGGACAGAAGATCAAGTTTTTAGGGCCTTTCTAGATAATTTTGATTCACCCTATGACAAAGATGGGAAG GTCACAACAGAAGAATTCATGAACTACTATGCAGGAGTCAGCGCTTCAATAGACACTGATGTCTATTTTATCATCATGATGAAGAATGCTTGGAAACTCTGA